From the genome of Nitrospinota bacterium, one region includes:
- a CDS encoding pyridoxamine 5'-phosphate oxidase family protein has product MKLPGSKGEHRLQKELATGKKALAFYNKQMLDHLNPTMSEFLASQEIVFIATADAKGECDSSFRTGPPGWVRVINEKTLAYPEYRGNGVFASMGNILENPHIGMIFIDFYDSTVGLHVNGKARIFKDQKLLKSELFGDALTKGVPKKSGLKAECWVIVEIEEAYIHCSKHIPLLKKMDKEIHWGTEKILHKGGDKFKAKNSPRPWVKKK; this is encoded by the coding sequence ATGAAACTGCCCGGTTCCAAGGGGGAGCATCGACTGCAAAAGGAACTCGCCACCGGCAAGAAGGCGCTGGCTTTTTACAACAAGCAGATGCTGGATCATCTCAATCCAACGATGAGTGAATTCCTCGCCAGTCAAGAAATCGTTTTCATCGCCACCGCCGACGCCAAGGGCGAATGCGACAGTTCGTTCCGCACAGGGCCACCCGGTTGGGTGCGCGTCATCAATGAAAAAACCCTGGCCTACCCGGAATACCGGGGCAACGGCGTATTCGCCAGTATGGGTAATATCCTAGAGAACCCGCACATCGGCATGATCTTCATCGATTTTTACGACAGCACCGTCGGCCTGCATGTGAACGGCAAGGCCCGGATTTTTAAAGACCAGAAACTTTTAAAAAGTGAACTCTTCGGGGACGCTCTGACAAAAGGCGTCCCTAAAAAAAGTGGCCTGAAAGCCGAATGCTGGGTGATCGTTGAAATCGAAGAGGCGTATATTCATTGCTCCAAGCACATCCCTCTCCTTAAAAAAATGGATAAGGAGATCCACTGGGGAACGGAGAAGATCCTGCATAAAGGCGGCGATAAGTTCAAAGCCAAAAACTCCCCCCGGCCCTGGGTCAAGAAGAAGTAA